The Brevibacillus humidisoli DNA segment ATGAACTGACCGAGGGTTCCGTAGACCCGAAAGAGATGCTCAAGGTTCGCGGCTTGCGCGGTGTGTCCAACTACATCCTGCAAGAAGTGCAAAAGGTATACCGGATGCAGGGGGTAGAGATCAACGACAAGCACATCGAAGTGATGATCCGGCAGATGCTGCGGAAGATCCGTGTTGTCGACAATGGCGAGACCGACTTGCTGCCAGGGTCCTATGTGGAAGTGCACGAATTCGAGCAGGCCAACGCCAAAGTGCTGCTGGAAGGCAGAAGACCGGCAGTTGGACGTCCGGTGCTGCTGGGGATTACCAAAGCTTCGCTGGAAACCGACTCGTTCCTGTCTGCCGCCTCCTTCCAGGAGACGACGCGCGTCCTGACCGACGCTGCGATCAAAGGAAAAGTGGATCGACTGCTCGGCCTCAAGGAGAACGTGATTATCGGAAAACTGATCCCTGCAGGCACGGGCATGTCCCGCTACCGCAGCACACGAGTGGTGACCAAGACCGAATACGAAGCAAATCTAAACCAGGAAGAAGCAGAGAAAGAAGCTGTACCGGTGGCAGAATAGCGATCGAAACAGGTGCCCATCTCGTGATGGGCACCGCTTTTCCCACCGAATCTCTGCATTGCAAAAAGACGCAAAAACTGAGTTGACATTGCGATATCGACCTGATATTATATTCTAGTGTGCCTGATACCTTTGCTTTGGAGGATATGAAGTCATGTCTTATGAAAAAGTGGAGCGGGCCAAGGAGCTGACCATCGGGATCAAGCAGACGATCAAAGCGGTGGAGTCAGGACAGGTAGAAGAAGTCTACCTATCCGAGGATGCCGACAAGCGTCTGATCCAAAAAGTGCAGCTGCTTTGCAAGGAAAAGGGTGTTCCAGTCATTTACGTCGATTCCATGCGCCGTCTTGGGAAGGCGTGCGGAATAGAGGTCGGTGCAGCAGCTGCTGCGATCAAAAAGACTGTATGAGATGTTTTTGTTTTGCAGGCTGTTTGGCAGCTTGCCAGACAAGAACTTTCTATTTGACCCAAAAATGACTCACCTGGATCTGTGGTCTTAAAGATGGGTAAAAGGAAGGGGGTACAGCATCATGCCTACAATCAACCAATTAGTGCGCAAGGGTCGTAAAGACAAGTTTGTGAAGTCGAAGTCCCCGGCTCTGCAAAAGGGGTACAACAGCTTCAAAAAGTCGCAAACGAACCAAAGCTCTCCGCAAAAACGCGGTGTATGCACCCGCGTAGGTACGATGACGCCGAAGAAACCAAACTCCGCGCTTCGTAAATACGCTCGTGTGCGCTTGACCAACGGCATCGAGGTTACCGCATACATCGGCGGTATCGGCCATAACCTGCAGGAGCACAGCGTTGTGCTTGTGCGTGGCGGCCGGGTAAAAGACCTGCCAGGGGTTCGTTACCATATCGTGCGTGGCGCACTGGATACGGCTGGCGTTAACAACCGTATGCAAGGCCGCTCCAAATATGGTACGAAACGTCCGAAAGAAGCCAAAAAATAAGCCAAAAAATAAGCGATCCACACAGCATATGCAGCAACAGATCTTAGAAAAAGGAGGGGAACAAGATGCCTCGTAAAGGACCGGTTGCCCGTCGGGATGTATTGCCTGATCCGATCTACAACAGCAAGTTGGTTACCCGCCTCATCAACCGCATGATGATTGATGGGAAGCGTGGTGTCGCGCAGAACATTCTGTACAACGCATTTGGTATCGTACAGGAGCGCACTGGCCGCGATCCGATGGAAGTGTTTGAAGAAGCACTGAAAAATATCATGCCTGTACTGGAAGTAAAAGCTCGCCGTGTCGGTGGTGCGAACTACCAGGTGCCGATCGAAGTGAAGCCTGAGCGCCGTACGACGCTGGGTCTGCGTTGGTTGGTCAACTACGCTCGCACTCGCGGTGAGAAAACCATGCAGGAGCGTTTGGCAAACGAAATTATCGATGCAGCCAACAACACAGGTGCCGCTGTCAAAAAACGTGAGGATACTCACAAAATGGCAGAAGCAAACAAAGCATTTGCGCACTATCGTTGGTAGAATCCAAAGCGGGTGTCCGCTTTGGATGCCTGCATATTCTCACATATGAGGAAGGAAGGAGCATTCCGAGATGGCTCGCGAGTTTTCTCTAGCGAATACGCGCAACATCGGGATCATGGCCCATATCGACGCTGGAAAAACGACCACGACAGAGCGCATTCTGTTTTACACCGGTCGTGTCCACAAGATTGGGGAAGTGCACGAAGGTGCCGCAACCATGGACTGGATGGAGCAAGAGCAAGAGCGTGGTATTACCATCACCTCTGCTGCCACAACTGCTCAATGGAAAGGCCACCGCATCAATATCATCGATACACCAGGACACGTAGACTTCACGGTTGAAGTAGAACGTTCCCTGCGCGTACTCGATGGTACGGTTGCAGTTTTTGATGCCAAGGGCGGAGTCGAGCCTCAATCGGAGACAGTTTGGCGTCAGGCGGACAACTATGGTGTGCCGCGTATCTGCTACATCAACAAGATGGATATCATTGGCGCCAACTTCGACATGTGTGTAGACCAGATCCGTGACCGACTTGGTGCAAACCCTGTGCCGATCCAATATCCGATCGGAGCAGAGGACAATTTCACCGGTATCGTCGACCTGGTTACCATGCAGGCTTATACCTACACGGATGACCTGGGTACACGGACGGAAGCACACGACATTCCAGACGACTTGAAAGAGAAGTGTGAACAACTGCACCTGCAGCTTGTCGAAGCAGCTGCCGAGCAAGACGAGGAACTGATGATGAAGTACCTCGAAGGTGAAGAGCTGACGATCGAGGAGATCAAAGGCGCTCTCCGCAAAGGTACGGTAGAAGTCAAGCTGGTTCCGGTCCTGTGTGGTTCTTCTTATAAAAACAAAGGTGTTCAGCTGATGCTTGATGCTGTGGTGGACTACCTGCCGTCTCCGCTGGACGTACCTGCGATCAGAGGTACGCTGCCGGATTCGGAGGAAGAGGTTACGCGTGAATCTGACGACAACGGCCCATTCTCGGCGTTGGCGTTCAAGATCATGACCGACCCGTATGTTGGTAAGCTGACTTTCTTCCGCGTTTATTCCGGTACGCTTTCTTCCGGTTCTTATGTCTTGAACTCGACCAAAGGCAAGCGCGAGCGCGTCGGTCGTATTCTGCAGATGCACGCCAACCACCGCGAAGAGATTCCGGTCGTATACTCTGGCGATATCGCAGCTGCAGTAGGTTTGAAAGAAACGACAACCGGTGACACACTGTGTGACGAGAAAGCGCCAGTCATTCTGGAGTCCATGCAGTTCCCAGAGCCAGTCATCGACGTGGCAATCGAGCCGAAGTCGAAAGCGGACCAAGATAAAATGGGTGTGGCTCTGTCCAAGCTGGCTGAAGAAGATCCTACTTTCCGGGCCCGGACAGACGAAGAGACAGGTCAGACAATTATCGCCGGTATGGGTGAGCTTCACCTGGAGATCATCGTAGACCGTCTGAAGCGCGAGTTTAAAGTGGATGCCAACGTTGGCGCTCCGCAAGTCGCGTATCGTGAAACGTTCCGCGGATCGGCTAAAGTCGAAGGGAAGTTTGTTCGCCAATCTGGTGGCCGTGGTCAATACGGGCACGTTTGGGTGGAGTTCTCCCCGCTTGAGCCAGGTCAAGGCTTCGAGTTTGAAAACAAAATCGTCGGTGGCGTAGTGCCGAGAGAATACGTACCGGCTGTTCAGGCTGGTATTGAAGAAGCGATGAAGAACGGCGTATTGGCCGGCTATCCGCTGGTTGATATCAAAGCTGTTCTCGTTGACGGTAGCTACCACGATGTTGACTCCTCTGAGATGGCATTTAAAGTAGCTGGTTCTCTCGCATTGAAAGAAGCAGCGAAAAAATGTAATGCTGTTATCTTGGAACCTGTGATGAGAGTCGAAGTTACTGTACCGGAAGAGTACATGGGTGACGTAATGGGTGACCTCAACTCCCGCCGTGGACGGATCGAAGGGATGGAAGCTCGCGCTAATGCGCAGGTGATCCGCGCCATGGTTCCGCTGGCGGAGATGTTTGGCTACTCTACTGTGCTGCGTTCGCGCACCCAAGGTCGCGGTCAGTACTCGATGCATCTCGACCACTACGAAGAAGTGCCGAAGAGCATCGCTGACGAGATCATCAAAAAGGCAAAAGGCGAATAAAACGCCAAGTTCCATCTTTTACGTGTACAAAGAAAGGTTTACAATATGGTTGGGCAGATCAACCCGATAGGGTAAACCTTTCTTTCATTTAATTAACCCTTACCGTTTAAGGAGGATTAGGTTCACATGGCAAAAGAAAAATTTGAGCGGAGTAAACCGCATGTAAACATTGGTACGATCGGTCACGTTGACCACGGTAAAACCACGCTGACTGCTGCAATCACCACTGTACTTGCTTCTCAAGGGAAAGCAAAAGCAATGGACTACGGCAGCATCGACGCTGCTCCGGAAGAGCGCGAGCGCGGTATCACGATCAACACGGCACACGTTGAGTATGAAACGGAAAACCGCCACTATGCTCACGTTGACTGCCCAGGCCACGCCGACTACGTGAAAAACATGATCACCGGTGCAGCTCAAATGGACGGAGCAATCCTGGTTGTATCCGCTGCTGACGGTCCGATGCCGCAAACGCGCGAGCACATCCTGCTCTCCCGCCAAGTAGGTGTTCCGTACATCGTAGTCTTCATGAACAAGTGCGACATGGTAGACGACGAAGAGCTGTTGGAACTGGTTGAAATGGAAATCCGCGACCTGCTGTCGCAATATGAGTTCCCTGGTGACGACATTCCGGTCATCAAAGGATCCGCTCTGCAAGCTCTGGAAAACCCGGGCAGCGATTGGGGACAAAAAATCATCGAGCTGATGGATGCAGTAGATGCCTACATCCCTACCCCTGAGCGTGCTACTGACAAGCCGTTCCTGATGCCGGTAGAGGACGTATTCACCATCACTGGTCGTGGTACCGTTGCTACCGGTCGTGTAGAGCGCGGTATCGTAAAAGTGGGTGACTCCGTAGAAATCGTTGGTCTGGCTGAAGAGACCAAGTCTACTACTGTAACAGGTGTAGAGATGTTCCGCAAACTGCTCGACCAAGCAGAAGCTGGTGACAACATCGGTGCCCTGCTCCGTGGTGTTGAGCGTAAGGAAATCGAGCGCGGTCAATGTCTGGCCAAGCCGGGTTCCGTTAAACCTTACACCAAGTTTAAGTGCGAAGTATACGTACTGTCCAAAGAAGAGGGCGGCCGTCACACTCCGTTCTTTGCCAACTACCGTCCGCAATTCTACTTCCGTACCACGGACGTTACTGGCATCATCAAACTGCCGGAAGGCGTTGAGATGATTATGCCTGGTGACAACACCGAGTTTGAAGTAGAACTGATCGCACCGGTAGCAATGGAGCAAGGTACTCGCTTCGCTATCCGCGAAGGTGGCCGTACTGTAGGTGCTGGAGTCGTATCGCAAATCGTTGAGTAATCGACTGGGAAAAAACCTGGCAACGTACAGTTGTCAGGTTTTTTTAATGTATAAGCGTATATAACTGAGGGGAGCCGAAGTGCTCCCCTTCAGACTGTAGACAAAGGGGGGGAGGGCGTGGGGGAGAACGTCCCTTTTCCCTCCAGTCACTCCGTTGCCAACCTCCAGGGAAGCAAAACTGTCCACTGCGCCAGCACGAAGCGGGCGGGCACCACTATCATACCGCCACCATGTACGGCGGCTTTATTTTGCGTCCGTCTAACGCGGATTTTTTCAAGGATGTCATCACGGAACGAACGATCAAGAAAGTGATCAGTGAATACAATCCCATCACACAGATGAGGGGCAAGTTTGGCGACCCGATCTGGAATGAGAATTACGCGGTGATCTACCCCTTTTTCGCCGGGATGGGGGATGCCAAGTCGAAGACCCGGCAACCGCTTTGAGGCCCATCGGAAGATTCGTTGACATGAGAACTAGCTGAATCCAATAGTGTGTCAAGAATTTGGATTACGCTAGGCGCGGACACGATAGCCCATCAATATAGGAGCGTAGGGGGAGAGATGACGAAAAGTCTGGTTAAACTGGCAGAGCAGAAATTGTTTAAATTCTAATGAATGAATAAAGTAATAGTTAGGACACGTTTTCATATGGGTATCCCCTCTTTATTTGATAATTTATTACATTGGTATTATTGCTAAATATGGATACAAATGGTATTATGTAAGAGATTTAGAAAGGCGGAACAATTATGAGCTTCAAAAAATTTATGTCGCTTACGCTTTTAACTCTTTTGCTACTATCTAGTGTTTTTACAAACTCATTATTTGCAAGTGAGGAAGTAGTAGCAGAACAAAAACCTAAGTCAAGCTCTGAAGTCTTTCGTATCGAAGAGCTTGACGAGCATCCAGATGTGGTGGAATTCCTTGAGAAGAATCATCTTTATGACGAATTGCAAGAATTTGTCGATAATCCCGACGTACAACCTCTAGAGAAATCTGATACTAATTTTAGTGCTGAAGAAAAGAAGAGATTAGAAGAAAAGTATGGCTTAGTAATGTCAGAGCCAACGACTGAGCCTATACAAAATGACATACAGATTGGGGTTATACGTAACGCTGACGACATAGATGGACTTATTGCAATAAGACTTCTGGCATATGACTGGGGATGCAATTTAGAGCTAGTGCATCTACAACTTGGTGTTGACCCAGTAGATAGCATCATTGGGACTGTAACAAAATACAATAAGGATGGGAGAAGTTGGGATTGGGTAGACTCAAAACCTGTAAAGGAGACGAATGTAAAAAGCGGATCTTTTTATGGTTGGCGTACTCGAATCAGTGCAGTTGCGGATTATTTTGAATTTGACTTGACTGTCACTGACGAAGGGAATTCTCTTCCCTATACAAATAAGGGTATCATTAATGCGTCGAACGAAAGGTATAACTTCAATACAGATATTTACAAAGAGTTGTCATCGTTGGGTGGTCATCGGCATCATCTTGTTTCAAAAAAAGCTTTAGAAGTGGCTGGATTTGATCCTAACTATGCTCCCGCCATTAGAATGATAGTGGAAGATCATTATAATACACCTAACTATGGAGGGAACACAAAATTCCGTCAGAAAGAGATCGAACTACTGAAGAAACAAAAATATAGTGAATTAATAGAATTCGAACTTGAAGCCCTAGCAAATTCTGAGGACTCAGAAGAGAGATTTGATAATCTTTACTTTAAATACGAAGAAGAACTAGGAGAAGCAGTATTGATGTATGAAGATTATTTTGGTTCAAACGAAAACTAAGATGTATCCACGATGATAAATAAGGAGTTCCTTTTCATAAGCAAGGTTTCATCATTTCTTAGAACATATCAGAAGGATTCCTTTTCTTAACCTCAGAAAGGAGAATGATAATGGATACCCTACTCATTGAACCAGGTATCGGAATTGGCCCCATAAAACTTGGGATGACCGAAAGGGAAGTGAAGGATACCTTACAAGCATTTTCAGAAAAATACTTGAAGATAGATCGTCACTTTAGCTTTTACAGTTTGTTTAAGACACGTTATGACTCTGACGGTAAAGTCATATTTGTAGAACTTTGTTGCTATGCTAAGGAACACTTCAACTGCCTGTTTCGGGATATCGATGTATTCAACACGAAAGCAGAAGAGCTTGTGGAAATGATTGATAGGATATCAAGGTATGACCGAACCCATTGGGAAGTAGGATGTACTTACATTTTCCCAGAACTAGGCTTAACTCTTTGGAGACCTTCTGAGTTTAAAGAAGAAGACATGGAAGCAGAATGGTTTAAAGAGTTGCGTCCAGACATTCAAGAAGACGAAATGAGAAATCTATATTTTCAAACCGTTGCTGTGTGGTCGGAGTTAATTTAATGGTATAGAAAAATCATAAACATCCCCCTAGAATCATCTGGAGGGGATGTTCCAGTTCTTAAATCTCGTTTACACGAAAGTCTCAAGATGAAAGAGGAGGAATGTTTTATGTTGGCAAACATCTTGGAACGCAGTGGGGATCACAAGAACTTTTGGGCGGAGTTGTTCGCCACCAAGCAAAATGACATGGCCATTCAAGCCAATGTGGTCGGGTTGGAAACTCACAAATTAAATGGAGAGTCTGTCCGCTGCTGGGTGTTGGAGGTAGAGCCGACCGGGACTGTGAAGGGAATTGTGCCACGGATGGAAACCGGTTTGAGAAAACATCTGAAATGAGCGAGTTTCTAGGTCAATCCATGCCGGTCATGATTCTGCATATTGATCAGGAAGCGGGGCAGGTTCTTTGTAAGTCGAACCCGTGCGATTGCCTTGATGCAGGAGATTGCGCTAAGGCGCATGAAAGCGGGAGATCAATACAAGAGCCGTCACAAAAGTGAGCCAGAATCGAATAGCACTTCCATACCCTCCGACCAAGAATTCCTCTCAAAATCACCTCCTGCCTGCCCACGAACATTTTACTCATACCATTTCGATCCTTCTTCCGAATACATAACAATGATCCGGCAATCTCTTCGGGATTTACCAGAACGCCCTGCTTTTCATGAATTTATCGAGTGGCTCGATTGCGGCAATCAAAAATCTCCATAACGAATAGGAAAGCGGTATGCTACAATACACCAATAGAGTAAGAACGAGTCAGGGAGAAGGGAAACCATGCAGCAAAGTGAGAAATATATCTACGTTATCTTGACCGGGGTCATTACGCTTTGGGGTCTGAACGTGGTGATGGTCAAGTATCTCTCTTTTTTTCCGCCGGTGCTGATTGCAGCGATTCGCATGACGATTGCTGCTTCCGTGCTGCTTCCGTTTGTGCTTTGGAAAGTGGGAAGAACGAAACTGCAGTGGCAGGACTGGCTGTTGATCATCGGTGTGAGTGCCAGTTCGATCACCCTGCACCAAATCTTTATCGCTTGGGGTGTTCAACATACATCGGCTGGCAATACCTCTCTCATTCTCGGATTAAACCCGTTGGTAACCGCACTGCTTGCCGTTCCATTCCTGGGTGAACCCCTAACAAAAAGAAAAGTGGTCGGGATCGGCATTGGCCTCATTGGTGTGCTGATTGTGGTGCTGTCGCAAACGGGAGAAGGCGGCGTTGCGTTGCGCGGCTTTGGTGACCTTTTGATTTTTCTGTCGATGCTGATGTACGTGATCGGGGGGCTGCTCATTCGAAAAGCAACAGCTCGAGGAACACACGTACTGGTGGTAACCGCCTATTCTCATGCAATTGCCTCCGTGCTCCTCTGGTCGACTGCTATACTGGTGTATCCGGCAGCGGTATTCAGCTCGATTGACACAGAGCCGTTTACCTGGCTGGTGATCGTCGTGTCGGGAGCCTTGGCAACCGGTCTTGGCACACTAGGCTGGAACCATGGCATCAGGCAGTTGGGAGCAGGCAGAACATCAGTTTTTCTCAACGGTATGCCGCTAACCAGTTTATTATTTGCGGCACTGCTGTTAGGCGAATCGCTGGGACTGCTTCATCTGCTGGCGCTGGCAATGATCATAATGGGGGTCTACCTTGGTTCCTATCAACGGAGTTCAGCACCGCTCGCCGTAACGAAACTAGGCAAACAACTGAATGGATGAAAGAAAGAAAACCAAGCGAGAGATCACTCCTGCCCCGCTTGGTTTTCTTCTATTGTATTGACCATATGGTGCGCGATCATCGTCATCCGCTGGAAAATCGTCTGCCGTATCGGCCCCTCCAATCCGATTCGATCCATCGCTTCACTCATGCAGGATAGCCAAGCCTGCGCCCTTGTCGGGGTGATTGGGAACGGCAGATGACGGGCCCGAAGCATCGGGTGGCCATAACGCTGGCTGTAAAGAGCGGGCCCGCCGAGATATTGCGTGAGAAAGCAGTATTGCTTTTCCTTTACCTGCGTAAAATCCTCGGGGAACAGCGGGGATAGGTCTGGGTTCTGCTTCACCAGGTCGTAAAAGTTGTCAACCAGATTGGCTATTGTCTCGGATCCGCCGATCAGCTCGTATGGATTGTCATGCAGTTGAGCCATATGGGTGCCTCCTTTTGATAGGTAAGGATCTGCCGTCTATTGTATCACAAATGGAAACTCTCAGATGAGAATCACCTCTGGCATTGGCAGTCAGTTCCGCTTGCGCTTTGCAACGAGAATCGGTAACATAGGCAAGGTGAGCCCAAAACTGGATTCCGACAAGCATTTGTACAGGAAAAGGGACCAAGCGATGAAAGAAAAAATTCTTGCGTCGCCTATTCGTTTTTAGTACAATAGTGAATGTTGGTCATGGACTTGCGATGAAGTGGGAGGTTGCTGACACGCCTGGCCCCTTTGCCATGGCTGGGGTGCGGGATATTTCCACGGAGAAATGTCCGTTCATAAAATGGGCGAAAAAGGAGGGACTCAAATGGCAAAACAAAAGATTCGTATCCGTTTGAAGGCGTACGATCACAAAATCCTCGATCAGTCTGCTGAGAAAATCGTAGAAACAGCGAAACGTTCCGGTGCCAACGTATCTGGACCGATTCCGCTTCCTACGGAAAAGGCAGTGTACACGATTCTGCGTGCTGTGCATAAGTACAAGGATTCTCGTGAACAGTTCGAAATGCGTACACATAAACGCTTGATCGACATTCTGAATCCGACGCCGCAAACGGTTGACGCACTGATGCGCCTTGACCTGCCGTCTGGTGTGGATATCGAGATCAAGTTGTAAGAACAAAACGCGACACACGCGCGAGCGTTGTCTTGAAGCTAGGCCAACAATGCGGTCCCGGCGCAGCTCGGGAACGGATTTAAGCATAGTGAGAGTGGTCATTCGTAGTGCGAAGAAAAACGAAACAAGTACAGGAGGTGGCACAAATGACCAAAGGAATCTTAGGGAAGAAACTGGGCATGACCCAAGTGTTCGGTCCGAACGGTACCGCGATCGCTGTAACTGTGATTGAAGCTGGTCCTTGCGTGGTTCTGCAGAAGAAGGATCAGGACAACGACGGTTATGAAGCGATTCAGATCGGCTATGAGGACAAGAAAGAACACCGCGCAAACAAGCCTGAGAAGGGGCATGCAGCGAAAGCCAACACGGCACCTAAGCGCTTCGTCCGCGAGATTAGCGGAGTAAACCTCGGTGAGTACGAGGTAGGTCAGGAGTTAAAAGCTGATATTTTTGCCGCAGGAGACGTTGTTGACGTGGCAGGTGTGACCAAGGGGAAAGGGTTCCAGGGTGCGATCAAGCGTCACAACCAAGCTCGTGGACCGATGGCTCACGGTTCCCGTTACCATCGTGGTCCTGGTTCGCTCGGTGCGATCGCTCCGAACCGCGTGTTTAAAGGTCAGACGCTGCCAGGACAAATGGGTGGCGACAACGTGACGATTCAAAACCTGGAAGTCGTCAAAGTGGACGCTGACCGCAATCTGATTCTGGTTAAAGGTTCCGTGCCTGGTCCGAAAAACAGCTACGTGGTTGTTCGTTCGGCAGTCAAGAACAAGTAAGGAAAGGAGGAACTGACATGCCAAAAGTAGCTCTTTACAATCAAACAGGCGCACAGGTGGGAGAAATCGAACTGGCGGACAGCGTATTCGGTATCGAGCCCAACCAAGCTGTGCTTTATGATGCGATCGTGATGCAGCAGGCGTCCCAACGCCAAGGCACCCACGACGTAAAAAATCGTTCGGAAGTACGTGGCGGCGGCCGCAAGCCGTGGCGCCAAAAAGGTACAGGTCGTGCCCGTCAAGGTTCGATCCGTGCTCCGCAATGGAAAGGCGGCGGTGTAGTTTTTGGCCCGACTC contains these protein-coding regions:
- a CDS encoding 50S ribosomal protein L7ae-like protein, with amino-acid sequence MSYEKVERAKELTIGIKQTIKAVESGQVEEVYLSEDADKRLIQKVQLLCKEKGVPVIYVDSMRRLGKACGIEVGAAAAAIKKTV
- the rpsL gene encoding 30S ribosomal protein S12, whose protein sequence is MPTINQLVRKGRKDKFVKSKSPALQKGYNSFKKSQTNQSSPQKRGVCTRVGTMTPKKPNSALRKYARVRLTNGIEVTAYIGGIGHNLQEHSVVLVRGGRVKDLPGVRYHIVRGALDTAGVNNRMQGRSKYGTKRPKEAKK
- the fusA gene encoding elongation factor G produces the protein MAREFSLANTRNIGIMAHIDAGKTTTTERILFYTGRVHKIGEVHEGAATMDWMEQEQERGITITSAATTAQWKGHRINIIDTPGHVDFTVEVERSLRVLDGTVAVFDAKGGVEPQSETVWRQADNYGVPRICYINKMDIIGANFDMCVDQIRDRLGANPVPIQYPIGAEDNFTGIVDLVTMQAYTYTDDLGTRTEAHDIPDDLKEKCEQLHLQLVEAAAEQDEELMMKYLEGEELTIEEIKGALRKGTVEVKLVPVLCGSSYKNKGVQLMLDAVVDYLPSPLDVPAIRGTLPDSEEEVTRESDDNGPFSALAFKIMTDPYVGKLTFFRVYSGTLSSGSYVLNSTKGKRERVGRILQMHANHREEIPVVYSGDIAAAVGLKETTTGDTLCDEKAPVILESMQFPEPVIDVAIEPKSKADQDKMGVALSKLAEEDPTFRARTDEETGQTIIAGMGELHLEIIVDRLKREFKVDANVGAPQVAYRETFRGSAKVEGKFVRQSGGRGQYGHVWVEFSPLEPGQGFEFENKIVGGVVPREYVPAVQAGIEEAMKNGVLAGYPLVDIKAVLVDGSYHDVDSSEMAFKVAGSLALKEAAKKCNAVILEPVMRVEVTVPEEYMGDVMGDLNSRRGRIEGMEARANAQVIRAMVPLAEMFGYSTVLRSRTQGRGQYSMHLDHYEEVPKSIADEIIKKAKGE
- a CDS encoding globin, yielding MAQLHDNPYELIGGSETIANLVDNFYDLVKQNPDLSPLFPEDFTQVKEKQYCFLTQYLGGPALYSQRYGHPMLRARHLPFPITPTRAQAWLSCMSEAMDRIGLEGPIRQTIFQRMTMIAHHMVNTIEENQAGQE
- the rpsJ gene encoding 30S ribosomal protein S10 — protein: MAKQKIRIRLKAYDHKILDQSAEKIVETAKRSGANVSGPIPLPTEKAVYTILRAVHKYKDSREQFEMRTHKRLIDILNPTPQTVDALMRLDLPSGVDIEIKL
- the rpsG gene encoding 30S ribosomal protein S7, whose translation is MPRKGPVARRDVLPDPIYNSKLVTRLINRMMIDGKRGVAQNILYNAFGIVQERTGRDPMEVFEEALKNIMPVLEVKARRVGGANYQVPIEVKPERRTTLGLRWLVNYARTRGEKTMQERLANEIIDAANNTGAAVKKREDTHKMAEANKAFAHYRW
- the rplC gene encoding 50S ribosomal protein L3, with the translated sequence MTKGILGKKLGMTQVFGPNGTAIAVTVIEAGPCVVLQKKDQDNDGYEAIQIGYEDKKEHRANKPEKGHAAKANTAPKRFVREISGVNLGEYEVGQELKADIFAAGDVVDVAGVTKGKGFQGAIKRHNQARGPMAHGSRYHRGPGSLGAIAPNRVFKGQTLPGQMGGDNVTIQNLEVVKVDADRNLILVKGSVPGPKNSYVVVRSAVKNK
- a CDS encoding small, acid-soluble spore protein, alpha/beta type; translated protein: MSRIWITLGADTIAHQYRSVGGEMTKSLVKLAEQKLFKF
- a CDS encoding DMT family transporter, translated to MQQSEKYIYVILTGVITLWGLNVVMVKYLSFFPPVLIAAIRMTIAASVLLPFVLWKVGRTKLQWQDWLLIIGVSASSITLHQIFIAWGVQHTSAGNTSLILGLNPLVTALLAVPFLGEPLTKRKVVGIGIGLIGVLIVVLSQTGEGGVALRGFGDLLIFLSMLMYVIGGLLIRKATARGTHVLVVTAYSHAIASVLLWSTAILVYPAAVFSSIDTEPFTWLVIVVSGALATGLGTLGWNHGIRQLGAGRTSVFLNGMPLTSLLFAALLLGESLGLLHLLALAMIIMGVYLGSYQRSSAPLAVTKLGKQLNG
- the tuf gene encoding elongation factor Tu: MAKEKFERSKPHVNIGTIGHVDHGKTTLTAAITTVLASQGKAKAMDYGSIDAAPEERERGITINTAHVEYETENRHYAHVDCPGHADYVKNMITGAAQMDGAILVVSAADGPMPQTREHILLSRQVGVPYIVVFMNKCDMVDDEELLELVEMEIRDLLSQYEFPGDDIPVIKGSALQALENPGSDWGQKIIELMDAVDAYIPTPERATDKPFLMPVEDVFTITGRGTVATGRVERGIVKVGDSVEIVGLAEETKSTTVTGVEMFRKLLDQAEAGDNIGALLRGVERKEIERGQCLAKPGSVKPYTKFKCEVYVLSKEEGGRHTPFFANYRPQFYFRTTDVTGIIKLPEGVEMIMPGDNTEFEVELIAPVAMEQGTRFAIREGGRTVGAGVVSQIVE